Proteins found in one Mucilaginibacter gracilis genomic segment:
- a CDS encoding TonB-dependent receptor, whose translation MRTSLIITAIQMAFFGVLYASTARSQDLNRQISLKLEKATVAQCLAAIEKQGNVQFFIRDKATAGISKKTTIMASGITVIEALNSIVEHTNLLYKAVGGFIVIDSKPVPIPPGKIYGKVVDDKGESLPGANIRIIELNTTIASAVDGSYSITAPPGTYTVEVSYVSFQTKRIADVVVKADGLTKLDIVLLTASNALNAVVIQSSYKKEATAGLYATQKNAASVTDGISAEQIARTPDNNMGQVLKRVSGVSTVDNRYIVVRGLTERYNQGMIDGIVLPSTDMNRRNFAFDVIPVEMVSNVVVNKTATPDVSAEFAGGQVSVNTLDIPLENFTVLSLGTGFNSNVLGKNFVESGKRGKYDFWGFDDGHRKLPAGIQSWGSVAVPDYAVPQSKLFSPDAFKRYTSTGGANQNYRISLGRTYDLKNDQKIGFVAGLSFRNSQETNDFQDVREFLANYGYPAAGPNYIDSAGRRRNGHIYKYNSTIGAQFNTGIQGKNYKIGFKNLYSQIFNNILNTSTGMFASAGFDNDYARTQQNLQTPEITRILQHKLEGEYKLTNAGLKLSWLGGITTVRQEVKDRTKFTYRLTGRTDDGNEYYQTPAVVNPAQNSPDYDYRLFTDTKETDYNWGANLSQPFNFLGDKSLIKGGYSGIYKKRDLSATTLKIRTEDRAFNAFDRPYEEVLAPENIGTGEHSNQAYYLADGNNGSQFDGSSKFHAFYLMLDQRFLKKIRIVYGVRGENYDLQNKQPLISDKSSLRNVTGEKNTTYLPSANLIYSITSKMNFRASFAKTVIRPDFRETSYFGFYDPFLNADIVGDDVVSTKIKNSDLRYEWYPSVGEIVSVSGFYKSFDKPIELVVDRDATKVTRYRYQNQKDAVNYGMELEIRKTLGFLSDQQWLRNITLFGNGTLIKSKIHTLSTLGNGTIVENQETRALYGQSPYTVNAGISYSSPNYGLTLSYNKAGRRTYTISSNPNLTEYENGRDLIDLQLYARFLKQKMDIKLNVGNLLNSTSIYYINSNGYKQVSGTSTYNTSFGKDSYEKEYDAVRYRIKYGITPSLTVTYKF comes from the coding sequence ATGAGAACCTCGCTGATCATCACGGCCATACAGATGGCATTCTTCGGCGTATTATATGCCAGTACCGCCAGAAGTCAGGATCTTAACCGGCAGATATCCTTAAAATTAGAAAAAGCTACCGTTGCGCAATGCCTGGCAGCGATAGAAAAACAGGGCAACGTCCAGTTTTTTATCAGGGACAAAGCTACAGCAGGTATCAGTAAAAAAACAACCATTATGGCTTCCGGTATCACCGTGATAGAAGCATTAAATAGTATTGTTGAACACACCAACCTGCTTTACAAAGCCGTGGGCGGGTTTATCGTGATAGACAGTAAACCGGTACCCATACCGCCCGGGAAGATTTATGGCAAGGTAGTGGACGATAAAGGTGAGAGCCTGCCGGGAGCCAATATCAGGATCATTGAGCTGAATACGACTATCGCAAGCGCTGTCGATGGCTCCTATAGTATTACCGCGCCACCTGGTACTTACACGGTTGAAGTGAGTTACGTTTCCTTTCAAACCAAGCGGATAGCCGATGTTGTTGTAAAAGCAGACGGGCTAACCAAACTGGATATCGTATTGCTAACCGCATCCAACGCGCTGAATGCGGTAGTGATACAATCCTCCTATAAAAAAGAAGCCACCGCAGGCCTTTACGCAACGCAAAAAAACGCCGCCAGCGTAACCGATGGCATCAGTGCCGAACAGATAGCCCGCACTCCGGATAATAACATGGGGCAGGTGCTAAAAAGGGTAAGCGGTGTAAGCACGGTGGATAACCGTTATATCGTTGTGCGTGGTTTAACCGAACGCTATAACCAAGGTATGATTGACGGGATCGTATTACCCAGCACAGACATGAACCGCCGCAATTTCGCCTTTGATGTGATCCCGGTAGAAATGGTGAGTAATGTGGTGGTGAACAAAACAGCTACCCCGGATGTATCGGCCGAATTTGCCGGCGGACAGGTTTCTGTAAATACGCTGGACATTCCGCTGGAAAATTTCACCGTCCTTTCGCTGGGTACGGGTTTTAACAGCAATGTATTAGGCAAGAATTTTGTTGAATCGGGCAAGAGGGGCAAGTATGACTTTTGGGGCTTTGACGACGGACACCGCAAGCTGCCTGCCGGGATCCAATCCTGGGGTAGCGTGGCCGTACCAGATTATGCCGTGCCGCAAAGTAAATTGTTCAGCCCCGATGCCTTTAAACGCTATACCTCTACCGGTGGCGCTAACCAAAACTACCGAATCTCATTAGGGCGTACTTATGATTTGAAGAACGACCAGAAGATAGGTTTTGTAGCCGGTTTAAGTTTCCGTAACAGCCAGGAAACGAACGATTTTCAGGATGTAAGGGAGTTTCTGGCCAATTACGGTTATCCCGCAGCCGGGCCAAACTATATCGACAGCGCAGGCCGCCGCCGTAACGGTCATATATACAAATATAATAGCACCATCGGCGCACAGTTCAATACCGGCATCCAGGGAAAGAACTATAAGATAGGATTTAAGAACCTTTATTCCCAGATCTTTAACAACATACTCAACACCTCTACGGGTATGTTTGCCAGCGCTGGTTTTGATAACGATTATGCCCGTACACAGCAAAACCTGCAAACCCCGGAGATCACCCGCATTTTGCAACACAAACTGGAGGGTGAATACAAATTAACCAACGCCGGTCTTAAATTAAGCTGGCTGGGCGGCATCACTACGGTAAGGCAGGAAGTAAAAGATCGCACCAAATTTACTTACCGTTTAACCGGGCGGACCGATGATGGTAATGAATACTACCAGACCCCGGCAGTGGTTAACCCTGCACAGAATTCGCCTGATTATGATTATCGCCTATTTACCGATACAAAGGAAACCGATTATAATTGGGGGGCAAACCTGAGCCAGCCCTTTAATTTTCTGGGTGATAAAAGTTTAATAAAAGGCGGATATAGCGGTATATACAAAAAACGGGATTTGAGTGCCACCACTTTGAAAATAAGGACCGAGGACAGGGCATTTAACGCCTTTGACCGCCCTTATGAAGAAGTGCTTGCCCCGGAAAATATAGGTACCGGTGAACATTCAAACCAGGCTTATTACCTGGCTGATGGAAATAATGGGTCTCAATTTGATGGTTCCTCTAAATTTCATGCTTTTTACTTGATGCTCGATCAACGCTTCCTGAAAAAGATCAGGATCGTTTATGGGGTGCGGGGAGAAAACTATGACTTGCAAAATAAGCAGCCCCTGATCTCGGATAAATCCAGTTTACGAAATGTTACCGGTGAAAAAAACACCACTTATCTGCCATCTGCTAATTTAATCTACAGCATTACCTCTAAAATGAATTTCAGGGCATCGTTTGCAAAAACGGTTATCCGCCCGGATTTCAGGGAAACATCTTATTTCGGCTTTTATGATCCGTTTTTAAATGCTGATATCGTAGGCGACGATGTCGTAAGCACCAAGATCAAAAACAGCGATTTACGCTATGAGTGGTATCCTTCAGTAGGTGAGATCGTTTCCGTGTCGGGTTTTTACAAATCATTTGATAAGCCTATTGAGCTGGTGGTTGACAGGGACGCTACTAAAGTGACCCGTTATCGTTACCAGAATCAAAAGGATGCCGTTAATTATGGGATGGAACTGGAAATTCGCAAAACGCTGGGCTTTTTATCTGATCAGCAGTGGTTACGTAATATTACGCTGTTTGGCAACGGCACGCTGATTAAATCGAAGATCCATACGCTGAGTACCTTAGGGAATGGAACTATTGTTGAGAACCAGGAAACGCGTGCCTTATACGGTCAATCACCTTATACGGTCAACGCCGGGATCAGTTATTCTTCCCCTAACTATGGCTTAACCCTAAGCTACAACAAAGCGGGCCGCCGTACTTACACGATCAGCAGCAATCCCAATTTAACAGAATATGAGAACGGGCGAGATCTGATCGATTTGCAACTATATGCCCGTTTTCTAAAACAAAAGATGGACATTAAGCTGAATGTAGGCAACCTGCTTAATTCAACGTCGATCTATTATATCAACTCGAACGGATATAAACAAGTTTCCGGCACCAGCACTTATAACACTTCTTTTGGTAAAGACAGCTATGAAAAAGAGTACGATGCCGTACGTTACCGCATCAAATACGGGATTACCCCAAGTTTAACAGTCACCTATAAATTCTAA
- a CDS encoding FecR family protein produces MEEQVTRALLEKFLENQCTATETALVLKWLEHPGNEQQLHELLTGEWQKTIEDTQVENPSDEQMHQWKQRIRTLISEADNEKVYPVLKPPGKPFYLKYAAIWITTIIGFSAFWVFHNRNNQPPPVIAMVEKHNPYGQRSTIILPDSSIIYLGAGSSIQFPERFTGKTRDIRLTGEAFFEVVHNPKKAFIVHAAGVQTCVLGTSFKIEAFPNRPVSVSVATGKVSVGSLDTGSLKVKPLAVLLPGQMVSWDAATQKVTSNFIAVDGLTQWKQGKLVFQHASLSHMAEDLERWYKVKININNPKRAKEAISGVLPPTISVKDAMEVLSITGHFKYALKDSTIRIY; encoded by the coding sequence ATGGAAGAACAGGTAACGCGAGCACTATTAGAAAAATTCCTGGAAAACCAGTGTACAGCCACAGAAACGGCCTTGGTTTTAAAATGGCTGGAACATCCCGGCAACGAACAGCAGTTGCATGAACTATTAACCGGCGAATGGCAAAAAACGATAGAGGATACCCAGGTAGAAAATCCATCCGATGAACAAATGCACCAGTGGAAACAAAGAATCCGTACGCTTATTTCGGAGGCAGATAACGAAAAAGTATATCCTGTCCTGAAACCACCAGGAAAGCCTTTCTATTTAAAATATGCGGCGATATGGATCACCACCATCATTGGCTTTAGTGCATTCTGGGTGTTTCATAACAGAAATAATCAGCCGCCGCCTGTAATTGCGATGGTAGAAAAACACAATCCTTACGGGCAGCGGTCCACCATTATATTACCCGATAGCTCCATTATCTATCTGGGCGCGGGCAGCAGCATTCAGTTTCCCGAACGGTTCACCGGTAAAACACGGGATATCCGTTTAACAGGTGAAGCTTTTTTCGAGGTTGTACATAACCCTAAAAAGGCTTTCATCGTACATGCTGCGGGAGTACAAACCTGCGTATTGGGCACCTCCTTCAAAATAGAAGCTTTCCCGAACCGACCGGTCAGTGTTAGTGTAGCTACGGGTAAGGTGAGCGTAGGGAGCCTTGATACCGGCTCATTAAAAGTTAAACCTTTAGCCGTTTTATTACCCGGGCAAATGGTAAGCTGGGATGCCGCAACACAAAAGGTAACCTCTAATTTTATCGCGGTTGACGGTCTTACCCAATGGAAACAGGGTAAGCTGGTTTTTCAGCATGCGTCGTTATCCCACATGGCCGAAGACCTGGAACGATGGTATAAAGTGAAGATCAATATTAACAACCCAAAAAGGGCAAAAGAAGCTATTTCGGGTGTGCTGCCGCCAACCATTTCGGTTAAGGATGCCATGGAGGTGTTAAGCATTACCGGACACTTCAAATACGCGCTTAAAGATTCAACTATCCGTATTTATTAA
- a CDS encoding helix-turn-helix domain-containing protein, giving the protein MKEILTFDQLPGAVTKMQEKLDNIEQLLINRQEQSPEQEELMPITKAAEFLDLAVPTVYSKVCRKEIPVNKRGKRLYFYRSELTEWIKSGRKKTAEEIREEAVQHLASSSKKAKAF; this is encoded by the coding sequence ATGAAAGAGATACTCACCTTTGACCAGTTACCCGGGGCGGTAACTAAGATGCAAGAAAAGCTGGACAACATAGAACAGCTTTTAATTAACCGGCAGGAGCAATCACCCGAACAGGAAGAATTGATGCCCATCACAAAGGCCGCCGAATTTTTAGACCTGGCAGTCCCTACCGTTTACAGTAAAGTATGCCGAAAAGAAATCCCGGTAAATAAGCGGGGTAAGCGCCTGTATTTCTATCGTTCAGAATTAACGGAATGGATTAAGTCAGGCCGTAAAAAAACAGCAGAAGAAATCAGGGAAGAAGCGGTGCAGCATCTGGCCAGCAGCAGTAAAAAAGCGAAAGCATTTTAA